The Coleofasciculus chthonoplastes PCC 7420 genome contains the following window.
TTTAGGAGAGAAACAACAGGCATTAGAGTACTATCAACAGGCTTTACCCCTATCTCAGGCTGTGAGTGATCGCGCCCTTGAAGCAACAACCCTGACTAGTATTGGTCTTGTCTATTCTGACTTAGGAGAGAAGCAACGGGCATTAGAGTACTACCAACAGGCTTTACCCTTATTTCAGGCTGTGGGCGATCGCGCTGGGGAAGCAAGAACTCTGAATAATATTGGTCTTGTCTATTCAGATTTAGGAGAGAAACAACAGGCGTTAGATTACTATCAACAAGCTTTACCTTTATCCCAAGCTGTAGGCGATCGCGCCACAGAAGCAAAAACTCTGAATAATATTGGTGGTGTCTATCATGAATTAGGAGAGAAGCAACAGGCATTAGAGTACTACCAACAGGCTTTACCCTTATCCCAAGCTGTAGGCGATCGCGCCCAAGCAGCAAGAACCCTGAATAATATTGGTCTTGTTTATTCAGATTTAGGAGAGAAGCAACAGGCGTTAGAGTACTATCAACAAGCTTTACCTTTATCCCAAGCTGTAGGTGATCGCGCCGGGGAAGCAACAACCCTGAATAATATTGGCAATGTCTATTCTGAATTAGGAGAAAAACAACAGGCATTAGAGTACTACCAACAGGCTTTACCTTTAAGTCGGGCTGTGGGCAATCGCGCCCAAGAAGCAGCAACCCTGAATAATATTGGCGATGTCTATCATGAGTTAGGAGAAAAACAACAGGCATTAGAGTACTACCAACAGGCTTTACCTTTAAGTCGGGCTGTGGGCAATCGCGCCGGGGAAGCAAGAACGCTGAATAATATTGGTGGTGTCTATTCAGGTTTAGGAGAGAAACAACAGGCGTTAGATTACTATCAACAAGCTTTACCTTTATCCCAGGATGTAGGCGATCGCGGCGGGGAAGCAGCAACCCTGAATAATATTGGTGCTGTCTATGATGACTTAGGAGAAAAACAACAGGCATTAGAGTACTACCAACAGGCTTTACCTTTATCCCAGGCTGTGGGCGATCGCGCCGGGGAAGCAATAAATCTGAATAATATTGGTAGTGTCTATTCTGATTTGGGAGAGCAACAACAGGCGTTAGAGTATTTACAACAGGCTTTAACCTTATCCCAGGCTGTAGGCGATCGCACCAGGGAAGCAGCAACCCTCTCCAATATCGCCTTTGTAGAAAGAAGCCGAGGAAATCTCCAACAAGCGTTAACTCAAATGCAAGCTTCGATTGAGATTATTGAAGATTTGCGGACTAAAATAGTTAGTCCTGAATTACGCCAAACCTATTTCGCAACGGTACAAAATGAATACCAATTCTACATTGACCTGCTGATGCAACTGCATCAACAAAACCCGGATCAAGGCTACGATAAACTAGCCTTCCACGCCAGTGAACGTTCTCGCGCCAGAACCCTATTAGAATTACTCACCGAAGCCAATGCTAATATTCGAGAAGGTGTCGATCCTGACTTACTTCAACAAGAACAAACCTTAAACGCCAAACTCGATGCAACCGAAAAACAACGGATTGAAATATATAGTAATCCTGACTCTACCCCAGCCCAACAAACCGCCATTGAACAACAACGACAACAACTTTTAGCCTCCTATCAACAACTGCAAGACCAAATCCGGGCGACAAGTCCTAAATACGCTGCGCTGAAATATCCCCAACCGCTAACCCTTGAACAAGTTCAACAACAGATTCTGGATGAGGATACTCTGTTATTACAGTATTCATTAGGAGACGAAAATAGTTATCTGTGGGCAGTCACCAAAGATGGCTTTACCAGTTATCAACTCCCCCCCAGAGATGAAATCGAAACCTTCGCCCTCCGCTTCTATAACCTGTTACAAATTCCCGGTTATGAAATTGGCAATCCCAGAGGCATTGCTAAAGTTGTTCCCCGTGATAATGTAAATTCCGTGGCACAACTGAGTGAACTCCTCTTCGGACAAGTGGCTGAACAACTCACGAAAAAACGCATCCTGGTTGTCGCGGATGGGGCATTACAATACATTCCCTTTGCTGCTTTAGCCACTCCCGAAACTGCTGATACCGATACTCCTATCCCCCTAATCAATCAATACGAACTGGTCAACTTACCCTCCAGTTCCACTTTAGCGATTATTCGTGACCAAATCAACGGACGCCAAGAAGCACCCCAACAATTAGCAATTCTGGCTGATCCCGTTTTTATGGATAATGATAACCGCCTCAAAAATTCATCAAACCGAGGCACAGAACTGGATTTAAACCAACTCTTCCTCAACCGTTCTGTTCGCGTATCTGACATTGAATTAAATCGCCTCCCCGGAACGCGCACGGAAGCGGAAGCCATTCTCAATTTAGTCGCATCAGCCACCCAAGTTAACGCCTTTGACTTTGATGCCAATCGCGATTTTATCGACAATCCCCAACTGCAAAATTATCAAATCATTCATTTAGCCACCCACGGAATTCTCAATAGTGAAGCGCCCGAATTATCGGGTGTGGTGTTATCCTTAGTGGATAAACAAGGGAATCCCAAAAATGGCTTCTTACGCCTCCATGATATCTTTAACCTAAATCTGCCAGCAGAATTAGTGGTATTAAGTGCCTGTCAAACGGGATTAGGAGAAGAAATTCGAGGCGAAGGATTAGTGGGTTTGACGCGAGGGTTTATGTATGCGGGGGCACCGCGTTTAGTGGTGAGTTTGTGGAATGTGGATGATGCAGCAACGGCGGAGTTTATGACCCG
Protein-coding sequences here:
- a CDS encoding CHAT domain-containing tetratricopeptide repeat protein, encoding LGEKQQALEYYQQALPLSQAVSDRALEATTLTSIGLVYSDLGEKQRALEYYQQALPLFQAVGDRAGEARTLNNIGLVYSDLGEKQQALDYYQQALPLSQAVGDRATEAKTLNNIGGVYHELGEKQQALEYYQQALPLSQAVGDRAQAARTLNNIGLVYSDLGEKQQALEYYQQALPLSQAVGDRAGEATTLNNIGNVYSELGEKQQALEYYQQALPLSRAVGNRAQEAATLNNIGDVYHELGEKQQALEYYQQALPLSRAVGNRAGEARTLNNIGGVYSGLGEKQQALDYYQQALPLSQDVGDRGGEAATLNNIGAVYDDLGEKQQALEYYQQALPLSQAVGDRAGEAINLNNIGSVYSDLGEQQQALEYLQQALTLSQAVGDRTREAATLSNIAFVERSRGNLQQALTQMQASIEIIEDLRTKIVSPELRQTYFATVQNEYQFYIDLLMQLHQQNPDQGYDKLAFHASERSRARTLLELLTEANANIREGVDPDLLQQEQTLNAKLDATEKQRIEIYSNPDSTPAQQTAIEQQRQQLLASYQQLQDQIRATSPKYAALKYPQPLTLEQVQQQILDEDTLLLQYSLGDENSYLWAVTKDGFTSYQLPPRDEIETFALRFYNLLQIPGYEIGNPRGIAKVVPRDNVNSVAQLSELLFGQVAEQLTKKRILVVADGALQYIPFAALATPETADTDTPIPLINQYELVNLPSSSTLAIIRDQINGRQEAPQQLAILADPVFMDNDNRLKNSSNRGTELDLNQLFLNRSVRVSDIELNRLPGTRTEAEAILNLVASATQVNAFDFDANRDFIDNPQLQNYQIIHLATHGILNSEAPELSGVVLSLVDKQGNPKNGFLRLHDIFNLNLPAELVVLSACQTGLGEEIRGEGLVGLTRGFMYAGAPRLVVSLWNVDDAATAEFMTRFYQLMLDDGLKPAQALRETQLQMQRDTQWKSPYYWAAFTLQGEWD